One Mytilus trossulus isolate FHL-02 chromosome 5, PNRI_Mtr1.1.1.hap1, whole genome shotgun sequence DNA segment encodes these proteins:
- the LOC134717678 gene encoding galactoside alpha-(1,2)-fucosyltransferase 1-like, which translates to MPPFTTAILYAEEMSLHTNKENKDISNISYLCPVFRSRFGNNLFQFASHFGVSRSKNMRLIVAENTEINRVFNIDVEIRPDVKICQTFNYRREKQSCAYDDSLLRFNNSQNVRLVRFLQSWKYFYEFRKELRKELTFRRRIQIEAEHNIMQILLKFNEESRKMVTLVGIHIRLGDIFSNSYYKKVGFNIATPEYLYKSVNYFLSKYRNILFVVTSQNMTWAKENMPRHVKNKVEYIDSPKWEVIVATLSLCDHTITTVGSFSWWIGWLTGGEVTYYKWPVRDGSVLRKQFSADFSDYFYPGWIGF; encoded by the exons ATGCCACCATTCACAACTGCAATTTTATATGCAGAGGAAATGTCTTTACATAC TAACAAGGAAAATAAAGACATCAGTAATATTTCTTATTTGTGTCCTGTTTTTAGATCAAGGTTTGGAAATAACTTATTCCAGTTTGCATCACATTTTGGTGTTTCGAGATCAAAGAATATGCGATTAATAGTAGctgaaaatacagaaataaatcGTGTGTTTAACATTGACGTTGAAATACGACCAGACGTGAAAATATGCCAGACATTTAATTACCGGCGGGAAAAACAGTCGTGTGCTTACGACGATAGTCTTTTAAGGTTTAACAATTCTCAAAATGTCAGATTAGTTCGTTTTCTACAGTCCtggaaatatttttatgaatttaggAAAGAACTAAGGAAAGAGTTAACTTTTCGACGCCGTATTCAAATCGAGGCTGAACACAATATTATGCAAATTCTGTTAAAGTTCAACGAGGAATCCAGAAAAATGGTAACTTTAGTGGGCATACATATTCGACTTGGAGATATATTCAGTAATagttattataaaaaagttGGTTTTAATATAGCAACACCAGAGTATTTATACAAATCTGTCAActattttctatcaaaatatagaaatattctTTTTGTAGTAACTTCACAAAACATGACTTGGGCTAAAGAGAACATGCCACGTCACGTTAAAAACAAGGTTGAATATATTGATAGTCCGAAATGGGAGGTAATAGTCGCAACTTTATCACTATGTGATCATACAATTACAACAGTTGGTAGCTTCAGCTGGTGGATTGGATGGTTAACTGGAGGGGAAGTGACGTATTATAAATGGCCGGTAAGAGACGGCTCAGTACTCAGGAAACAGTTTAGCGCAGACTTTTCTGATTATTTCTATCCAGGATGGATCGGATTTTGA
- the LOC134718612 gene encoding heat shock 70 kDa protein 12A-like, protein MEDSEKYLMVAALDFGTTYSGYAFSMRSDFLKQPLDIQANPVWKAGSQKFMSLKTPTCLLLDSNREFVAFGFDAEDQWTDLLYEEEHEEYYFFERFKMNLHNNKNITSEMLLDDVTEKKQLPAFDVFKLSIQYLVNHLLDVLKNQGNVVRHNEVRWVLTVPAIWTDRAKKFMRSCAEAAGIPKDNLFLALEPETASIFCQYLSTEKLRGSEPGFTMTSEGTEYMVVDLGGGTADITVHKKVANGRLKEKHRAIGNDCGGTSIDRRFFELFEEIFGNTIINLLKKECPLAYLDLVREFESQKRAVETSNKTKVTMSIPIVALDEMCQKSLQKNLKTLLENSPYSKEIKLTKGGKIRISVDFFKTFFMPSIEGVISLMREIFRNKSLKNVAHVLIVGGFSECKLMQDAVRNAFPDQRIINPNEAGLSVLKGAVLFGHKPDYIQSRVMRCSYGVKTNLPWNEKKYDRKHHVLMDGEERCDNIFSLIVEKNESVEAGMIVKKSFFTPYEHQEKMDIMVYVSEEATPGYVDDDTCYLLCTPTITFSDTCKDRRWVDVAFVLGNTEIDLKAHDRNSGKAISAKFNLI, encoded by the exons atggAAGATTCAGAGAAATACCTAATGGTTGCTGCTTTAGACTTTGGTACTACGTACTCCGGCTATGCATTTTCAATGAGgagtgattttttaaaacaaccatTAGATATACAGGCTAACCCAGTATGGAAGGCGGGAAGTCAAAAATTTATGTCATTAAAAACACCAACATGTCTATTATTAGATAGCAACCGAGAGTTTGTTGCCTTTGGGTTCGATGCAGAGGATCAGTGGACAGACTTGCTATATGAAGAAGAACACgaagaatattatttttttgagcGCTTCAAAATGAATCTGCACAATAACAAG aatattacaAGTGAAATGCTGCTAGATGATGTTACCGAGAAGAAACAGCTGCCAgcttttgatgtgtttaaatTATCAATCCAATATTTAGTGAACCATTTGTTAgatgttttgaaaaatcaagGAAATGTCGTAAGACACAACGAGGTTCGATGGGTCCTTACAGTTCCTGCAATATGGACGGATAGAGCTAAAAAGTTTATGAGGTCTTGTGCTGAAGCG GCTGGTATACCAAAAGACAACTTATTTCTGGCACTTGAACCAGAGACTGCTTCAATTTTCTGCCAATACTTATCCACTGAGAAGTTGAGGGGTTCTGAACCAGGATTCACCATGACATCGGAAGGGACAGAGTATATGGTCGTTGATCTAGGAG GCGGAACTGCAGACATAACAGTTCACAAAAAAGTAGCAAATGGTCGGCTGAAAGAAAAGCACAGAGCTATTGGAAATGATTGTGGGGGAACATCGATTGATAGAAGATTCTTTGAGCTATTTGAAGAAATATTCGGAAATACAATcataaatttactgaaaaaagaATGTCCGCTTGCGTATTTGGATCTCGTTCGAGAATTTGAATCCCAGAAAAGAGCTGttgaaacatcaaataaaacCAAGGTAACCATGTCAATCCCAATCGTTGCACTAGATGAAATGTGCCAAAAAAGTCTCCAAAAGAATCTAAAGACTCTGCTTGAAAACTCACcatattcaaaagaaataaagttaacaAAAGGGGGTAAAATTCGTATAAGCGTTGATTTCTTCAAAACGTTCTTTATGCCTTCAATTGAAGGTGTTATATCTCTAATGAGAGAGATTTTTCGAAATAAGTCACTGAAGAACGTCGCACATGTGTTAATTGTCGGTGGATTTTCAGAATGCAAGCTAATGCAAGATGCAGTTCGAAATGCGTTTCCGGATCAGAGAATAATAAATCCAAATGAGGCTGGTCTGTCAGTGCTGAAAGGGGCCGTTCTGTTCGGTCATAAGCCAGATTATATACAATCACGTGTCATGCGATGTAGTTATGGTGTCAAAACGAATCTTCCttggaatgaaaaaaagtatgatAGAAAACATCACGTACTTATGGACGGGGAAGAAAGATGTGACAACATTTTTTCTCTTATTGTTGAGAAAAATGAGAGTGTTGAAGCTGGAATGATAGTCAAAAAATCTTTCTTTACACCTTACGAACACCAGGAGAAAATGGACATCATGGTATATGTATCCGAAGAGGCAACACCAGGTTATGTCGACGATGACACGTGTTATTTGCTTTGTACACCGACAATCACTTTTTCAGACACCTGCAAGGATCGGCGTTGGGTAGACGTAGCATTTGTTCTCGGAAATACGGAAATTGACCTCAAGGCTCATGATAGAAATTCTGGGAAGGCGATATCAGCAAAGTTTAATCTTATTTAA
- the LOC134718613 gene encoding heat shock 70 kDa protein 12B-like, which produces MEDSRNYLMVAAIDFGTTYSGYSFSMRNEFAKDPLQIHTAMWKTRHCTSVKTPTCLLLDGKREFVAFGYDAENQWAELLLEEEHADYLYFERFKMNLHNNKNITSSMMLEDITGTKRMPAFDVFKLSINFLVTHLLDLLKTRGNIVQQDEVKWVLTVPAIWTDKAKRFMRSCAEAAGIQTKNLIVALEPETASIFCQYLPTERLNGSVPGFAMTSEGTEYMVVDLGGGTADITVHPKVANGRLKEIHRAMGNDCGGTSVDRRFFKLCEQIFGEKIMKSLKEDSPLAYLDLVREFEIVKKTLEINKPKVTITIPFVALNTMCQEVHKKDLKSLLKSSTYSGEITLTHDKIRMSLEFFKKLYTPTINNVLTLMKEILGKKTLKGVTHLLLVGGFSDCQFIKDAVNKEFLEKRIIIPDEASLSVLRGAVLFGHKPEYIQSRIMRCSYGVKTNVPWDDRKYDKKHYVVMEKEKRCDNIFSLIVGKDESVKAGMVVNKSFFTPFEHQDKMDIMVYVSEETTPSYVDDDTCALLCTPTITFSDTCEDQRWVDVEFVLGNTEIDIKAHDRKSGEAISATFNLI; this is translated from the exons atggaaGATTCTAGAAATTACTTGATGGTTGCTGCTATTGACTTTGGTACTACATACTCAGGTTATTCGTTTTCGATGAGAAATGAGTTCGCCAAAGACCCATTACAAATACACACTGCAATGTGGAAGACTCGTCACTGCACGTCAGTGAAAACACCAACATGTCTATTATTAGACGGGAAACGAGAGTTTGTAGCGTTTGGGTACGATGCAGAGAATCAGTGGGCTGAATTGTTATTAGAAGAAGAACATGCTGATTACTTGTATTTTGAACGCTTCAAAATGAATCTACATAATAACAAG AACATCACAAGTAGCATGATGCTAGAAGACATTACTGGGACAAAACGAATGCCAGCTTTCgatgtatttaaattatcaatcaacTTCTTAGTAACACATTTACTAGATCTTTTGAAAACACGAGGAAATATAGTCCAGCAAGATGAAGTTAAATGGGTCCTTACTGTTCCTGCAATCTGGACTGATAAAGCTAAAAGATTTATGAGATCGTGTGCTGAAGCG GCTGGCATACAAACAAAGAATTTGATCGTTGCACTTGAACCAGAAACAGCAtctattttttgtcaatatttacccACTGAAAGATTGAATGGTTCGGTACCAGGTTTCGCAATGACTTCGGAGGGGACAGAGTACATGGTCGTTGACCTTGGAG GCGGTACTGCAGACATTACAGTTCATCCGAAAGTAGCAAATGGTCGCTTGAAAGAAATACACAGAGCTATGGGAAATGATTGTGGGGGTACATCGGTTGATAGAAGGTTCTTCAAGCTTTGTGAACAGATCTTTGGagagaaaataatgaaatcatTGAAAGAAGATAGCCCCCTTGCATATTTAGACTTAGTAAGAGAATTCGAGATTGTCAAGAAAACACTTGAAATTAATAAACCTAAAGTTACTATAACAATACCGTTTGTTGCACTAAACACAATGTGCCAGGAAGTTCacaaaaaagatttaaagtCTCTGCTTAAATCCTCTACATATTCAGGGGAAATAACACTAACACATGATAAGATTCGTATGAGCCTTGAGTTTTTCAAGAAACTATATACACCTACAATTAACAATGTGCTTACTCTCATGAAAGAGATTTTAGGAAAAAAGACATTAAAGGGCGTGACACATTTGTTATTGGTTGGAGGATTCTCAGATTGCCAGTTTATAAAAGACGCAGTTAATAAAGAATTCCTGGAGAAAAGAATAATAATTCCAGATGAAGCCAGTCTTTCCGTGCTTAGAGGGGCTGTTTTGTTTGGCCATAAGCCAGAATATATCCAGTCACGGATAATGCGATGCAGTTATGGTGTGAAAACTAATGTTCCTTGGGATGacagaaaatatgataaaaaacatTATGTAGTTATGGAAAAGGAGAAAAGGTGTGACAACATTTTTTCTCTTATCGTCGGAAAAGACGAAAGCGTTAAAGCAGGAATGGTAGTTAATAAATCATTCTTTACACCTTTCGAACATCAAGACAAAATGGACATCATGGTATATGTATCTGAAGAGACAACACCAAGTTATGTCGACGATGATACATGTGCTTTGCTATGTACACCGACAATCACTTTTTCTGACACCTGCGAGGATCAACGCTGGGTAGACGTAGAATTTGTCCTTGGAAATACGGAAATTGACATTAAGGCTCATGATAGAAAGTCTGGGGAGGCGATATCAGCAACGTTTAATCTAATATAA